One genomic segment of Desulfocapsa sulfexigens DSM 10523 includes these proteins:
- the dnaK gene encoding molecular chaperone DnaK, protein MGKIIGIDLGTTNSCVAVMEGGDPTVIANVEGNRTTPSIVAFTDNNERMVGQVAKRQAVTNPERTLFAIKRLIGRNFSDGEVQKSVEVSPFKIIKGKDGSAAIEVEGKNYTPAEISAMILGKMKKTAEEYLGEEVTDAVVTVPAYFNDAQRQATKDAGKIAGLNVQRIINEPTAAALAYGLDKKGEEKIAVFDLGGGTFDVSILEIGDGVFEVKATNGDTFLGGEDFDMRIVNWLADEFKREQGIDLRNDKMALQRLKEEGEKAKMELSTTTETDINLPFITADATGPKHLNIKLSRSKYESLVDDLVDRTVAPCVTALKDAGLSASDIDEVILVGGMSRMPKVQQKVKEIFGKEPHKGVNPDEVVAIGAAIQGGVLQGDVKDVLLLDVTPLSLGIETLGGVTTKLIEKNTTVPTKKSQVFSTAADNQPAVSIHVLQGEREMAQDNKTIGRFELSDIPPAPRGVPQIEVSFDLDANGILHVSAKDLGTNKEQSIRITASSGLSEAEIEKMKQDAEEHAEEDKKRKALVEARNNADGLIHASQKSLKDLGDKVDAETKSNVEREIENVKKVAEGDDTDAINAAIEELTKASHKLAEIMYAQASKEGPEGAGSADAGEAKQDDDVVDADFEEVKDDDKK, encoded by the coding sequence ATGGGAAAGATAATTGGAATTGACTTAGGAACTACAAATTCATGTGTGGCTGTTATGGAAGGTGGTGACCCAACCGTTATCGCCAATGTGGAAGGGAATCGTACTACGCCTTCCATTGTCGCATTTACAGATAATAATGAGCGTATGGTTGGCCAGGTGGCAAAACGTCAGGCCGTGACGAATCCGGAACGTACCCTGTTCGCCATCAAGCGTCTGATTGGTCGAAATTTTAGCGATGGTGAAGTACAGAAATCAGTTGAGGTAAGTCCTTTCAAGATTATTAAAGGAAAGGATGGCAGTGCAGCTATTGAAGTTGAAGGAAAAAACTATACTCCTGCCGAAATTTCGGCCATGATTCTTGGCAAAATGAAAAAGACTGCTGAAGAATATCTCGGAGAGGAAGTAACCGATGCTGTTGTTACCGTTCCCGCTTACTTTAATGATGCCCAGCGTCAGGCAACAAAAGATGCCGGTAAGATTGCCGGACTTAATGTGCAGCGTATCATTAATGAGCCCACAGCGGCGGCACTTGCCTATGGACTCGACAAAAAGGGCGAAGAGAAAATAGCAGTATTCGATCTTGGTGGTGGTACTTTTGATGTCTCCATCCTTGAGATCGGCGATGGTGTGTTTGAGGTGAAGGCTACAAATGGTGACACCTTTCTCGGTGGTGAAGATTTTGATATGCGTATCGTGAACTGGCTTGCAGATGAGTTTAAACGTGAGCAGGGAATCGATCTTCGTAACGACAAAATGGCTCTCCAGCGGTTGAAGGAAGAAGGTGAAAAGGCCAAAATGGAACTTTCCACCACCACAGAGACTGATATTAATCTGCCATTTATTACCGCAGATGCCACGGGTCCAAAGCATTTGAATATCAAATTGAGTCGTTCCAAGTATGAGTCCCTGGTCGATGATCTTGTTGATCGCACTGTTGCTCCCTGTGTTACAGCTTTGAAAGATGCTGGTCTCTCTGCATCTGATATCGATGAGGTAATACTTGTCGGTGGTATGAGCAGGATGCCGAAAGTTCAACAGAAAGTAAAAGAGATCTTTGGTAAGGAGCCTCACAAGGGCGTGAATCCCGATGAAGTTGTGGCCATCGGTGCTGCTATTCAGGGTGGTGTTCTTCAGGGTGATGTGAAAGATGTATTGCTCCTCGATGTTACACCTCTTTCACTCGGTATTGAGACTCTTGGCGGTGTTACCACCAAGCTGATCGAGAAAAATACCACGGTTCCCACGAAAAAGAGTCAGGTGTTCTCAACAGCCGCTGATAATCAGCCTGCTGTTTCCATCCATGTGCTCCAAGGTGAACGTGAAATGGCACAGGATAACAAGACTATCGGTCGCTTTGAGCTTTCCGACATTCCACCTGCGCCTCGTGGCGTGCCTCAGATTGAGGTTTCTTTTGATCTTGATGCCAATGGTATTCTCCATGTTTCTGCTAAGGATCTTGGTACGAATAAGGAACAATCCATCCGTATCACAGCCTCTTCCGGTCTGTCCGAGGCTGAGATCGAGAAGATGAAACAGGATGCTGAGGAGCATGCTGAGGAAGACAAGAAACGTAAGGCACTGGTCGAAGCCAGGAATAATGCCGATGGTCTCATACATGCCTCTCAGAAGTCGCTGAAAGACCTTGGTGACAAGGTGGATGCCGAGACCAAGAGCAATGTGGAAAGAGAGATCGAAAACGTTAAGAAGGTCGCTGAAGGTGATGATACCGATGCTATCAATGCTGCCATCGAAGAATTGACCAAGGCGTCCCACAAGCTTGCTGAAATTATGTATGCTCAAGCCTCCAAGGAAGGACCTGAAGGAGCCGGTTCAGCTGACGCTGGAGAAGCAAAACAGGATGATGATGTTGTTGATGCTGACTTCGAAGAAGTAAAGGATGATGATAAAAAATAA
- a CDS encoding nucleotide exchange factor GrpE, whose translation MSEENKQEEILDDIESIGENIPEVEEAVEEDSLEKQLAAALADAAEQKNQMLRIAAEFDNYKKRMIRDKATALKYAGEPILKEVLATVDNLERAVAQSKMEGIEAEQGLSSLREGVQLTLKSLITTLEKFEVTPIKSLGEAFDPTNHEALTMEPSDTVPENHILTEFEKGYQYKDRLLRAAKVVVSAGDKK comes from the coding sequence GTGAGCGAAGAAAATAAGCAGGAAGAGATTCTGGATGACATTGAGTCTATCGGTGAAAATATTCCCGAAGTGGAGGAGGCTGTTGAGGAAGATTCACTTGAAAAACAGTTGGCGGCCGCACTTGCTGATGCAGCGGAACAAAAAAATCAGATGCTGCGTATAGCAGCAGAATTTGATAATTATAAAAAACGAATGATACGGGATAAGGCTACGGCCCTGAAGTATGCAGGTGAACCAATTCTCAAGGAAGTCCTGGCCACCGTCGACAATCTTGAACGTGCAGTCGCTCAGAGTAAGATGGAAGGTATTGAGGCTGAGCAAGGCTTGTCATCTCTTCGTGAAGGTGTGCAATTGACCTTGAAAAGTCTTATCACCACCCTTGAAAAATTTGAAGTAACCCCAATCAAAAGTTTAGGGGAGGCTTTTGATCCTACAAATCACGAAGCCCTGACAATGGAACCCAGTGATACGGTTCCGGAAAATCACATACTGACTGAGTTTGAAAAAGGGTATCAGTACAAAGATCGTCTCCTTCGGGCTGCCAAGGTGGTTGTTTCGGCAGGAGATAAGAAGTAA
- a CDS encoding radical SAM/SPASM domain-containing protein: MEFEPKWIAWEITRRCNLKCVHCRSSSELAIEGHPDFSFDEAKRVIDDIVSYASPVIVLSGGEPLLREDVFDIAKYGESKGLRMCLATNGTLVTDDICKKIVDARIKMVSLSLDGAKAETHDNFRNQEGAFDGTMNAIKLFKEHNIPFLINSSFTIRNRKEIPEIYKLVKGLGATAWYMFMIVPTGRGEDIMEELIPIDLYDEILEWHYEIEKNDDELLTRPTCAPHYYRIVRQKAKEENSSFKRRNLKFSTGGSKGCLAGQLICLIDVDLDVLPCSYFPKSAGNLYKQSFKEVWEDSKLFAEMRDFKGYKDNCGSCEYVNVCGGCRARAYAMTGDYLAQEPFCNYIPRSIREKE, translated from the coding sequence ATGGAATTTGAACCAAAATGGATTGCCTGGGAAATCACCAGGCGTTGTAACCTTAAATGCGTACACTGCAGATCCTCCTCGGAGCTTGCAATTGAAGGGCACCCCGATTTTTCTTTTGACGAAGCCAAACGGGTCATCGATGATATTGTCTCTTATGCCTCTCCCGTCATCGTCCTCTCAGGTGGAGAACCACTGCTTCGGGAAGATGTTTTTGATATTGCCAAATATGGTGAGTCGAAGGGGTTACGAATGTGCCTGGCTACAAACGGCACACTGGTGACAGATGATATCTGTAAGAAAATAGTCGACGCCAGGATTAAAATGGTATCGTTAAGCCTGGATGGTGCAAAAGCCGAGACCCACGACAACTTTCGAAATCAGGAGGGAGCATTCGATGGAACCATGAACGCCATCAAACTCTTCAAGGAACATAACATCCCCTTTCTCATCAACTCTTCCTTCACCATTCGCAATCGTAAGGAGATACCTGAAATTTATAAACTGGTGAAGGGACTTGGGGCTACAGCATGGTATATGTTTATGATCGTACCCACTGGCCGTGGCGAAGATATCATGGAAGAACTTATCCCCATTGATCTCTATGACGAAATCCTGGAGTGGCATTACGAGATAGAAAAGAATGACGACGAACTCCTTACCCGGCCCACCTGTGCTCCCCATTATTATAGAATAGTACGTCAAAAGGCCAAGGAGGAGAACAGCTCCTTTAAACGCCGTAACCTGAAATTCTCTACGGGTGGTTCCAAGGGATGCCTGGCCGGGCAGCTTATCTGCCTCATCGATGTGGACCTTGATGTGCTCCCCTGCAGTTATTTTCCAAAGTCTGCCGGAAATCTTTACAAACAGTCCTTTAAAGAAGTATGGGAAGACTCCAAGCTCTTTGCCGAGATGCGCGATTTTAAAGGATACAAGGACAACTGTGGATCCTGCGAATATGTCAATGTCTGCGGTGGCTGCAGGGCTCGTGCCTATGCCATGACCGGGGATTATCTGGCACAGGAGCCATTCTGCAATTATATCCCACGTAGTATCAGGGAAAAAGAATAA
- the hemE gene encoding uroporphyrinogen decarboxylase, with the protein MNDTFLKACRGEKTDYTPIWIMRQAGRYLPEYQKVRGKVTFLELCKTPELCVEVTLQPIDILNVDAAILFSDILIPLEAMGTPLEFHEGRGPVFPEPIKNQADLDKLRVPDPHEHTGFVMDTIGLLRKELNVPLIGFSGAPFTCATYMIEGGSSKVFWETKKMMFTNPELFHNIMRKITDTTTLYLKAQAKAGAQALQIFDSWAGVLAPCDFEAFALPYVQEIIRDLQDTGLPIIYFANNGATLLELSESSGANVLGLDWRINIGDAIKRLGNVAVQGNLDPFSLLLPKDELKKRIGRILDDAKDAKGHIFNLGHGIHQFTPPEQAKAAVEFVHELSQK; encoded by the coding sequence ATGAATGATACTTTTTTAAAGGCTTGCAGAGGCGAGAAAACTGACTACACCCCTATCTGGATAATGCGCCAGGCCGGACGTTACCTGCCAGAATACCAGAAGGTACGAGGCAAGGTCACCTTTCTTGAGTTATGCAAAACTCCGGAACTGTGTGTAGAAGTCACCCTGCAGCCCATCGATATTTTAAATGTTGATGCTGCGATCCTCTTCTCTGACATCCTCATTCCTCTGGAAGCTATGGGAACACCGCTGGAGTTTCACGAGGGCCGAGGGCCGGTATTCCCAGAACCGATTAAAAACCAGGCTGACCTCGACAAATTAAGAGTACCGGATCCACACGAACACACGGGCTTTGTCATGGACACCATCGGTCTTCTGCGCAAAGAACTGAATGTGCCGCTTATCGGCTTTTCCGGAGCACCCTTCACCTGTGCCACCTATATGATAGAGGGTGGGTCATCGAAAGTCTTCTGGGAAACAAAGAAAATGATGTTCACCAATCCAGAACTTTTTCACAATATAATGAGAAAGATCACCGATACAACAACCCTCTACCTGAAAGCTCAAGCCAAGGCAGGTGCCCAGGCTCTGCAGATTTTCGATTCATGGGCCGGCGTCCTGGCGCCCTGCGATTTCGAGGCCTTTGCACTTCCCTATGTTCAGGAAATTATTCGTGACTTGCAGGATACCGGACTTCCCATTATCTACTTTGCCAACAACGGAGCAACCCTTCTCGAACTGTCTGAATCCTCAGGTGCCAACGTACTCGGCCTCGATTGGCGTATCAATATTGGCGATGCGATAAAGCGCCTTGGAAACGTGGCCGTTCAGGGGAACCTTGACCCATTTTCTCTCTTGCTGCCAAAGGACGAGCTGAAAAAACGTATCGGACGAATTCTTGATGATGCAAAAGATGCCAAGGGCCATATTTTTAATCTTGGCCATGGTATTCACCAGTTCACGCCGCCTGAGCAGGCT